The following proteins are co-located in the Mesorhizobium australicum WSM2073 genome:
- a CDS encoding GumC family protein — protein MAGSAVSRIELPRATPVAAPAPESRARVRPPRSAPNSATPSRQLLVTLASRKWIILLFAVVGGILAALAGITRPTMYEATSQLIIDAPARAALPASPGSAQDMIDSSIDDHITMLSSESHLRRVAAALRQPSPANATAQPQAGKGSSSQGPTPADPPTSHSFAGDLLKRLWPRDVVSTNAPQAAEAAEMKALRKGVRVGQELRSRVISVGFSDDDPARAALVANTFTKIYVDDLAQKSQASNMQELDAVVASLPKLQNELVDASNRLEEYRLSHGAVDQGSADKVAGERADLSQQISMSKADLAALESRLQRIQELRKQGAPAATLAEAAGTQELADLSARVARAPADKDLANAFSVAIEKVIADIVAEADIYRAQVEALGNRMRVLDAVAADTASRLAGLRALEPQVSLLTQRYNELLGRQQDLKRRIGAPSAGVSVLSVAWPPTIPQTLPPVFLVPPGMIAFGLLGAVLVLMRNRFDRTLRGEAEAEAVLRIPCVGLVPEPGRMHAKQLRDLVLGQPKSAYSRAVTSLLVAAAPNQARGRAPHTILLTPSVRADGATELAWGLALAATRLGNRVLLVDLQRAGSQLTPEFLRQFNGPKARHSFADYISSRCTLDDAVASIPEIGIDLTTMAPAEDLLALLARVDTAKCREDLHSAYSLVIINGPSGLAGPEAMFLKSWADAVLVTVRWARTSRHVARGVVEQLLSDGTLSVPVASVLTRVNLTRYGRYRFGDSADLLRERIS, from the coding sequence CCGGCTCCTGAAAGCAGGGCCCGCGTACGGCCTCCCAGAAGCGCCCCGAATTCAGCAACCCCGTCTCGCCAACTGCTGGTGACATTGGCGAGCAGGAAATGGATCATTCTGCTCTTCGCGGTTGTCGGCGGCATCTTGGCGGCCTTGGCGGGAATAACCCGCCCTACCATGTACGAAGCCACCAGCCAGCTTATCATAGACGCTCCTGCCAGGGCGGCCCTTCCCGCCAGCCCGGGCTCAGCGCAGGACATGATCGATTCAAGCATTGACGACCACATCACGATGCTCTCGTCGGAGAGCCACCTTCGTCGAGTCGCCGCAGCGCTGCGTCAACCGAGCCCGGCCAACGCGACCGCACAACCGCAAGCCGGGAAGGGAAGCTCCAGCCAGGGGCCAACGCCCGCCGATCCGCCGACATCGCACTCTTTCGCTGGCGATCTGCTGAAGCGCCTTTGGCCGCGGGATGTTGTATCCACCAATGCGCCGCAAGCAGCAGAGGCCGCCGAGATGAAAGCGCTGCGCAAAGGGGTAAGGGTCGGACAAGAGCTCCGGTCCCGGGTCATTTCCGTCGGCTTCTCGGACGATGACCCGGCGCGCGCGGCGCTGGTGGCCAATACATTCACCAAGATCTATGTCGACGACCTCGCGCAGAAAAGTCAGGCGTCGAACATGCAGGAACTTGACGCCGTCGTCGCCAGTTTGCCCAAACTGCAGAATGAACTGGTGGATGCGTCCAATCGGCTCGAGGAGTATCGGCTGAGCCATGGCGCGGTCGATCAAGGCTCGGCTGACAAGGTGGCCGGGGAGAGGGCGGATCTCAGCCAACAGATATCGATGTCCAAAGCGGATCTGGCGGCGCTGGAGTCCCGGCTCCAGCGTATCCAGGAGCTTCGAAAGCAGGGCGCGCCGGCCGCGACCCTGGCCGAGGCCGCCGGCACGCAGGAGTTGGCCGACCTTTCGGCTCGCGTGGCCAGGGCGCCAGCGGACAAGGATCTGGCCAATGCCTTTTCCGTCGCGATCGAAAAGGTAATCGCTGATATCGTCGCTGAAGCGGACATCTATCGTGCCCAGGTCGAGGCTCTGGGAAATCGAATGCGTGTGCTCGATGCGGTCGCGGCCGACACGGCCAGCCGGCTCGCCGGTTTGCGGGCGCTCGAACCTCAAGTCAGCCTCCTGACGCAACGCTACAACGAACTTCTCGGCCGCCAGCAGGACCTGAAGCGGCGCATCGGAGCTCCGTCCGCCGGGGTCTCGGTCCTTTCCGTTGCATGGCCGCCGACAATTCCGCAGACATTGCCGCCGGTTTTTTTGGTTCCACCGGGAATGATTGCGTTCGGCCTCCTTGGCGCCGTTTTGGTCCTCATGCGAAATCGCTTCGATCGCACCTTGCGCGGTGAAGCGGAGGCGGAAGCCGTGCTCAGGATACCGTGCGTGGGGCTCGTGCCCGAACCGGGCAGGATGCACGCCAAACAGTTGCGTGACTTGGTTTTGGGCCAGCCCAAGTCGGCCTACAGCCGTGCGGTGACGTCGCTGCTGGTCGCGGCCGCGCCAAATCAGGCAAGGGGTCGTGCTCCGCACACGATCCTGCTCACGCCAAGCGTCCGGGCTGACGGAGCGACCGAGCTTGCGTGGGGCCTGGCCTTGGCGGCCACCCGACTGGGCAATCGTGTTCTTCTGGTGGATCTCCAGCGGGCGGGCTCCCAACTTACGCCCGAGTTTCTGCGCCAGTTCAACGGACCCAAGGCTCGTCATTCCTTCGCGGATTACATCAGCAGTCGTTGTACCTTGGATGACGCGGTCGCCAGCATTCCCGAAATTGGCATCGACCTGACGACCATGGCACCTGCAGAAGATCTTTTGGCTCTCCTGGCGCGTGTCGACACCGCCAAGTGCAGGGAAGATTTGCACTCGGCGTACAGCCTCGTCATCATAAACGGGCCATCGGGGCTGGCTGGGCCAGAAGCCATGTTCCTCAAGAGTTGGGCGGACGCGGTTCTCGTTACCGTTCGCTGGGCAAGAACCTCGCGGCATGTCGCGCGCGGGGTGGTGGAGCAGCTCCTGAGCGACGGAACGCTCTCGGTTCCGGTGGCGAGCGTCCTTACCCGGGTGAACCTCACCCGGTACGGCAGGTATCGGTTTGGCGACAGTGCCGATCTTTTGCGCGAGAGGATCTCATGA
- a CDS encoding lipopolysaccharide biosynthesis protein produces the protein MIRLPQSPIGKVLRAAGGVSAMAIAGQLILVATIPVLARLYSPADFGLFTIYLSTVNILGAVAALRFEASLYGVKSDAQAYVTVKLILLAVSATGVLALTAGVMLSSTVPVRAVDLVWLVPIGMAGAGLVETMNCWSLRAGLLRDFALGRLILPATMALLQLMFGIVHLGGEAMVHAHILSQFIFIGFLGVRIFRWEDVCGIARAPWQTVFEKARREYKFPLFDIPATVASFAINNLPAILVGSMFGTAYAGYLGVASRLVTGPVTLIATPLSNVFVAEANKGGGRRHLLGLARGLLILAGGLTSLPILALGLAAPQLVVPLLGRPWLPAAEIMTALAFMGAVQALSTPLQDVPALLRRQEVRLVVDAVRTVLVFGPLLAGARAGWEPLTVIYLMAAGGAGGFFIKTAASLYLLKQSVQPDETSPRSRCIALEER, from the coding sequence ATGATCCGACTTCCGCAAAGCCCGATCGGCAAGGTCCTTCGAGCGGCCGGTGGCGTGTCGGCCATGGCGATTGCCGGTCAGCTCATTCTTGTCGCGACCATTCCGGTGTTGGCCAGGCTCTACTCTCCTGCTGATTTCGGCTTGTTCACGATCTATCTTTCGACCGTGAACATACTGGGGGCGGTCGCGGCACTGCGCTTTGAGGCTTCGCTGTACGGCGTCAAGAGCGACGCGCAGGCATACGTCACGGTTAAGCTCATTCTTTTGGCCGTGTCGGCAACCGGCGTTCTTGCTTTGACGGCGGGGGTCATGTTGTCGAGCACCGTTCCGGTCCGCGCTGTTGACCTTGTGTGGCTGGTCCCGATCGGCATGGCAGGCGCAGGTCTTGTGGAGACCATGAATTGCTGGAGCCTGCGTGCCGGCCTGCTGCGCGACTTCGCGCTCGGCCGCTTGATCTTGCCCGCGACGATGGCGTTGTTGCAACTGATGTTCGGCATCGTCCATCTCGGAGGAGAGGCGATGGTGCACGCTCACATTCTCAGCCAATTCATCTTCATTGGGTTCCTTGGCGTTCGGATTTTCCGCTGGGAGGACGTGTGCGGTATTGCCCGCGCGCCGTGGCAAACGGTCTTTGAAAAGGCCAGGCGCGAATACAAATTTCCACTGTTCGACATCCCGGCAACGGTCGCAAGTTTCGCCATCAACAACCTTCCGGCGATACTCGTCGGCTCAATGTTCGGGACCGCCTATGCGGGCTATCTGGGCGTCGCGTCGCGGCTCGTCACCGGCCCCGTCACGCTCATAGCCACGCCGCTCAGCAATGTCTTTGTCGCCGAAGCCAACAAGGGCGGCGGCCGCAGGCATCTGCTCGGCCTCGCACGAGGCCTGCTGATCCTTGCCGGCGGGCTCACTTCACTGCCCATTCTGGCTCTTGGCCTCGCCGCACCGCAGCTCGTCGTACCCCTATTGGGACGGCCATGGCTGCCCGCCGCCGAAATCATGACGGCGCTGGCGTTCATGGGCGCGGTGCAAGCTTTGTCGACGCCGCTTCAGGATGTGCCGGCTCTCCTGCGACGGCAGGAGGTGCGCCTGGTCGTCGATGCCGTAAGGACGGTGCTCGTGTTTGGTCCGCTTCTAGCCGGCGCCAGAGCTGGCTGGGAACCTCTCACTGTCATTTATCTCATGGCTGCCGGCGGCGCCGGGGGCTTCTTCATCAAGACGGCAGCCTCTCTCTATCTGTTGAAGCAAAGTGTTCAACCGGACGAGACGTCGCCTCGCAGCCGGTGCATCGCCTTGGAGGAAAGATAA
- a CDS encoding glycosyltransferase family 2 protein yields the protein MTQMDSRDALPSAALPTGVGPSQDEGSAELVTLRPFISVAIPTFRRPDTIRRTIDSILQQDFANWELVVSDDEGQGGLSWRIVDDYARADGRIRIVENGRGRGQVENTNNAMLACTGTWIKLLHDDDWLAPGALKRFAEVSKEHPSAAFMTCAANIVEDGRIMLRSTPSEQNRVSVYSSQQCLRDLYLVRTTRSLGIIPSTLLINSKVLQAGCRMRAHKSIPAGVDQLFFVDLAGHGDMVAINEGLIFYDATNHPSITTSKSYTEVDEVTLAVKQLNWQLLENRRNLPDPESLLRALRVARVPARFHHQSLPVTIRDTLQILRPSVMKIASQYLVEYLFRIRPVLGPWYTRRQ from the coding sequence ATGACGCAGATGGACAGTCGCGACGCCCTTCCTTCCGCAGCCTTGCCAACAGGGGTCGGACCTTCGCAAGATGAGGGGTCGGCGGAGTTGGTGACACTGCGGCCGTTCATTTCAGTGGCCATCCCGACCTTTCGCAGGCCAGATACCATTCGAAGGACAATCGACAGCATCCTCCAGCAGGATTTTGCGAATTGGGAACTGGTGGTTAGCGACGACGAGGGGCAAGGAGGGCTGTCCTGGAGGATCGTCGACGACTATGCGCGTGCCGACGGTCGCATCCGGATTGTCGAGAACGGCAGGGGGCGAGGCCAGGTCGAGAATACCAACAATGCCATGCTGGCTTGCACCGGCACCTGGATCAAGTTGCTGCATGACGACGACTGGCTCGCGCCCGGCGCGCTCAAGCGATTTGCCGAGGTGTCCAAGGAGCATCCCTCGGCCGCATTCATGACCTGTGCAGCCAATATCGTGGAAGACGGCAGGATCATGCTCCGCTCGACGCCATCGGAGCAAAACCGCGTTTCAGTCTATTCGAGCCAGCAATGCCTCAGGGATCTTTACCTTGTCCGGACGACGAGGAGCCTCGGCATCATTCCCTCGACACTGTTGATCAACAGCAAGGTTCTTCAGGCTGGATGCCGAATGCGTGCACACAAATCGATCCCCGCCGGCGTCGACCAACTGTTCTTCGTGGACCTGGCCGGTCACGGAGACATGGTTGCGATTAATGAGGGTCTGATTTTTTACGACGCGACCAACCATCCGAGCATCACCACATCGAAGAGCTACACGGAAGTGGACGAAGTTACGCTTGCGGTTAAGCAGCTTAATTGGCAGCTGCTCGAAAACAGAAGGAATCTTCCTGACCCTGAGAGCCTCTTGCGAGCATTGCGGGTTGCACGCGTACCCGCCAGATTTCATCACCAGTCCTTGCCCGTGACTATCCGCGACACGCTGCAAATTCTTCGCCCATCAGTGATGAAGATCGCAAGCCAGTACCTCGTGGAATACCTGTTCAGGATCCGCCCGGTCCTAGGGCCATGGTATACCCGAAGGCAGTGA
- a CDS encoding helix-turn-helix transcriptional regulator, with product MNLVERPRSTVFQVQRAMAAMGPGSRPSPLRHAPSSDRQVERPAAATEGDQPPLHSFPGMLDRLGYGCLVLSETRKVLKWNATARVILSGYGSQVNNADGLSGALRSLIANVPCHLNPGSFAWIVIRSSGDRPVVINERGLFAADNTIVVALLDRETKSAPNPQTLQRMFGLTGAETHLAVRLAKGYTPLEIAESCALSRTTIRTQLASLFAKTETRRQAELVTLLARVSVLP from the coding sequence ATGAACCTGGTCGAACGGCCGAGAAGTACTGTTTTCCAAGTGCAACGTGCGATGGCGGCCATGGGGCCTGGCAGCAGGCCGTCTCCCTTGCGCCATGCCCCAAGCTCCGACCGGCAGGTTGAAAGGCCTGCTGCCGCCACCGAAGGTGACCAACCGCCGCTGCATTCTTTCCCGGGTATGCTTGATCGCCTTGGCTACGGATGTCTCGTGCTCAGCGAAACCAGGAAAGTCCTCAAGTGGAACGCCACCGCGCGCGTCATTCTCAGCGGTTATGGCAGCCAGGTGAACAACGCCGACGGCCTTTCGGGAGCGCTCAGAAGCCTGATCGCGAACGTGCCGTGCCACCTCAACCCCGGATCGTTTGCATGGATTGTGATCCGCAGCAGCGGAGATCGCCCCGTTGTCATCAACGAGCGCGGCCTCTTCGCAGCCGACAACACGATCGTCGTCGCCCTGTTGGACCGAGAGACGAAATCGGCGCCCAACCCTCAAACCCTGCAGCGAATGTTCGGTTTGACCGGAGCCGAGACACATCTGGCGGTGCGGTTGGCAAAGGGCTACACCCCGTTGGAAATCGCTGAAAGCTGTGCGCTCAGCCGGACGACCATCCGAACCCAGCTCGCATCACTGTTCGCCAAAACTGAAACCAGGCGTCAGGCAGAATTGGTCACCCTTCTCGCACGCGTCTCGGTGTTGCCCTAG
- a CDS encoding PAS domain S-box protein has product MRLRIGGPVLSDRLRQHLVSSAVLLATLFIEMKSSLTGGGSAAFLECVPAIVIIAFLEDRWPAMAATFAMVAVGLAVRLAANGQLVGDDLSGAILLALSGGMIAFLFHRSRQELRSALDVAENRLTAIETTEARYRWAFERAALGFATANDRGELLQVNMCMCSMSGYAQEELVGQHIETLVHPDERDLFARLGRGLSAEAPSFGLEMRLRRKDGTVFWARVTLSWSGPEKQLPMGIFVVFEDITERRAASEALLSQKEWLDLALLAGRLGTWRVDYKERIVSGSDQFWEILGLPPAASRPLDELSAIIHTADWPKLGAHSEFIAATANYDAEVRVRRSDGQFRWIALRGREDIRDGYHQRFGIAADLTERRQTTLLRAAVRRQERLILEQRHRLSNLFAVITAVVKMIPASDQDISKYRGDLLERIRALESTHLLLINNAELSSTIRDIVAHALRPYAEAHRATITGPHVRIVGGAAESFAMVVHELTTNSVKHGVLGNSQGQVEVRWGVAPEGSDGDIVFDWIERGGRNAKPVLRKGFGSIVLGADGTPLVGHSSKLEMSPGGLRYQLRLSQGEIQP; this is encoded by the coding sequence ATGAGATTGCGGATAGGCGGTCCCGTACTGTCGGACAGGCTACGACAACATCTGGTTTCGTCGGCCGTCCTGCTGGCTACCCTTTTTATCGAGATGAAATCGTCGCTGACAGGTGGTGGCAGTGCGGCCTTTCTGGAATGTGTGCCGGCGATTGTCATCATCGCCTTCCTGGAGGACCGCTGGCCTGCGATGGCTGCCACGTTTGCCATGGTGGCTGTCGGCTTGGCAGTTCGCCTGGCGGCGAACGGTCAGTTGGTCGGCGATGATCTTTCCGGGGCCATTCTCCTCGCCTTGTCCGGCGGGATGATCGCCTTTCTTTTCCATCGTTCAAGGCAGGAGTTGAGGAGCGCGCTCGATGTCGCCGAGAACAGGCTTACCGCCATCGAGACGACCGAAGCGCGATATCGCTGGGCTTTCGAGCGGGCCGCCTTGGGATTTGCGACCGCAAATGACCGTGGTGAGCTGCTGCAGGTCAACATGTGCATGTGCAGTATGTCCGGCTACGCACAGGAAGAGCTCGTCGGCCAGCATATCGAAACGCTCGTTCATCCTGACGAGCGCGATCTGTTCGCCAGGCTTGGACGTGGTCTAAGCGCGGAGGCGCCGTCGTTTGGCTTGGAAATGCGCTTGAGAAGGAAGGATGGCACTGTTTTCTGGGCTCGCGTGACGCTCTCTTGGTCTGGTCCGGAGAAACAACTGCCGATGGGCATATTTGTCGTCTTCGAGGATATCACTGAACGCAGGGCTGCAAGCGAAGCGCTCTTGAGCCAAAAGGAATGGCTGGACCTTGCGCTGCTCGCCGGAAGGCTTGGCACATGGCGCGTGGACTACAAGGAGAGAATTGTCTCCGGTTCAGATCAATTTTGGGAAATTCTTGGTTTGCCGCCAGCCGCTTCCCGTCCTCTGGACGAGCTGTCGGCGATCATTCATACGGCGGACTGGCCAAAACTCGGGGCCCATTCAGAATTCATCGCGGCAACCGCCAACTACGACGCAGAGGTCCGAGTTCGGCGGTCGGACGGACAGTTCCGCTGGATTGCCCTGCGCGGCCGTGAGGACATCCGCGATGGCTATCATCAGCGGTTCGGGATCGCGGCTGACCTTACCGAGCGGCGGCAGACGACACTGTTGCGGGCTGCGGTGAGAAGACAGGAGCGGCTTATACTTGAACAGCGGCACCGGCTCAGTAATCTGTTTGCCGTGATCACGGCTGTCGTGAAAATGATCCCTGCTTCAGACCAGGATATTTCCAAGTACAGAGGAGATCTTTTAGAGCGAATTCGGGCGCTCGAATCCACGCACCTGCTGTTGATCAACAATGCAGAGTTATCATCTACGATCCGCGATATTGTCGCACATGCGCTTCGCCCCTACGCGGAGGCACACAGAGCAACGATCACAGGGCCTCATGTCAGAATCGTCGGAGGCGCTGCGGAAAGTTTCGCGATGGTCGTCCACGAACTCACGACAAATTCGGTCAAGCACGGGGTGCTCGGGAACTCCCAAGGCCAGGTGGAGGTAAGGTGGGGCGTCGCACCCGAGGGCTCGGACGGCGACATCGTGTTCGACTGGATCGAACGAGGCGGCCGAAATGCCAAGCCTGTCCTGCGGAAAGGTTTTGGGTCGATTGTCCTTGGCGCCGATGGAACGCCCTTGGTCGGTCACTCTTCGAAACTGGAAATGTCACCTGGTGGATTGCGATATCAGCTACGCCTATCCCAGGGCGAGATTCAGCCTTAA
- a CDS encoding LuxR C-terminal-related transcriptional regulator has protein sequence MYKIVIADDHGLYRRGLRMALTAGIPGAEIIEATCFDAVVGLLAEHETIDLAILDLNMPGLLTQEVLGDVLAAYPKSRFAIVSGNDSRSEILLALSVGLHGYIVKSQPDEEVVLAVKEILSGRIYVPALLSRSSGAAAPQTHRSPVEASHQALASPGSLGRLTSRQKDVLKLMAEGYSNKEIARDLDIAEATTKIHAAAILRELGVRNRTEVAVLMRTWLGTI, from the coding sequence ATGTACAAGATCGTCATAGCCGATGATCATGGCCTTTATCGACGTGGCTTGCGCATGGCGCTGACAGCCGGAATCCCTGGAGCCGAAATAATCGAGGCGACCTGTTTTGATGCCGTGGTTGGGCTCCTGGCCGAACACGAAACAATTGATCTTGCGATCCTGGACCTGAACATGCCCGGGCTGCTCACCCAGGAAGTGCTCGGCGACGTTCTCGCCGCCTATCCCAAAAGCAGGTTTGCGATTGTGTCAGGAAACGATTCACGATCGGAAATTTTGCTGGCCCTTTCAGTTGGCCTCCACGGCTACATCGTGAAGTCGCAGCCGGATGAGGAGGTGGTGCTGGCTGTCAAAGAGATCTTGTCAGGCCGCATCTATGTACCAGCCCTCCTGTCGCGAAGCTCTGGCGCAGCCGCGCCTCAGACGCATAGATCTCCCGTGGAGGCTTCGCACCAGGCCTTGGCCAGCCCAGGTTCTCTGGGAAGGCTCACGTCAAGGCAAAAGGACGTGCTCAAGCTTATGGCCGAAGGTTATTCGAACAAGGAGATCGCCCGCGATCTCGACATCGCCGAGGCCACGACGAAGATCCATGCCGCCGCAATCTTGCGTGAACTGGGAGTCCGAAACCGCACCGAGGTCGCTGTTTTGATGAGGACATGGCTTGGAACGATCTAA
- a CDS encoding nucleotidyltransferase family protein has translation MKAVIQCGGMGTRLRPFTSVLPKPLMPIGARPVLELLLKWLRRSGIEDVYVTTGYLGHLIRSVCGDGSQWNLRIRYTQEMEPLGTIGPLSLIRDELNEPFIVLNGDVLTDLSISRFTAAHRLHKDSVTIATSLRLTKMDFGVIDEVDNTVQVFREKPALSHLVSMGIYCMNPDVLDFIPSGIPFGFDDLMLQMLQAGRVVHVYKHEGLWLDIGRVEDFQNAQTVSWEEQSASIEVAAAAA, from the coding sequence ATGAAAGCGGTAATTCAATGCGGTGGCATGGGAACGCGCCTTCGGCCATTTACATCGGTTTTGCCCAAGCCGCTGATGCCAATTGGCGCGCGGCCAGTCCTCGAGTTGCTGCTGAAATGGCTGCGGCGTAGCGGAATCGAAGACGTCTACGTCACCACCGGCTATCTCGGGCACCTGATCCGGAGCGTGTGCGGTGACGGCTCGCAGTGGAATCTGAGGATCCGCTACACGCAGGAAATGGAACCGCTCGGAACGATCGGCCCGCTTTCCTTGATCAGAGACGAATTGAATGAGCCGTTCATTGTCTTGAACGGCGATGTGCTGACCGACCTGAGCATCAGCCGGTTTACCGCAGCGCACCGCCTGCACAAAGACTCCGTCACGATAGCGACTTCGCTGCGGCTTACCAAGATGGATTTCGGTGTGATCGACGAGGTTGACAACACCGTCCAGGTGTTCCGCGAAAAGCCTGCGCTGTCGCATCTGGTAAGCATGGGCATCTACTGCATGAACCCGGACGTCCTCGACTTCATCCCATCCGGGATACCGTTTGGGTTCGACGACCTCATGCTGCAGATGCTCCAGGCCGGACGCGTCGTGCATGTCTACAAGCACGAAGGTCTTTGGCTCGACATCGGACGCGTCGAGGACTTCCAGAACGCGCAGACAGTTTCCTGGGAAGAGCAGTCGGCGTCCATCGAAGTGGCCGCCGCGGCAGCGTAA
- a CDS encoding DegT/DnrJ/EryC1/StrS family aminotransferase, giving the protein MLLVSSPVLGVPEKAALAKVIDSGWLTMGERVRAFEEAFALMHEAEDCVAVSSCTAALHLILHGLGIGPGDEVLVPSLTFVATANAVLYVGATPVFVDIESADVPLMSLKEAEARCSPRTRAVILVHFAGYLADKDAWQAFASARGLSIIEDAAHAPGLKAVGTFGAGAAFSFYGNKNMTTAEGGAVIARDPQLLDRIRQARAHGMTTGTRQRLNSRTAHYDVTMLGFNYRMDEMRAAIGLVQLQNLQEWNEIRRILVVLYRRLIALRCPAITIPFEEPRASAYHIMPILLPRYVNRQHVVDELRAQDIQTTVHYPPVHQMTLYRELYPGTHLPRTEDFAERELTIPLHPQITAPAVEAVVDVLATALNSGIHAGTAA; this is encoded by the coding sequence ATGCTCTTGGTAAGTTCCCCGGTCCTGGGAGTGCCAGAAAAAGCGGCTTTGGCGAAAGTGATCGACAGCGGTTGGCTGACGATGGGTGAACGGGTCCGGGCTTTCGAAGAGGCGTTTGCCTTGATGCACGAGGCAGAGGACTGCGTAGCGGTTAGTTCCTGCACCGCAGCCCTTCATCTTATCCTTCACGGATTGGGGATTGGTCCGGGCGACGAGGTGCTGGTTCCTTCGCTGACCTTCGTGGCTACCGCGAACGCAGTGCTCTATGTCGGCGCCACTCCTGTCTTTGTCGACATAGAATCGGCAGACGTCCCTCTGATGTCGCTCAAAGAAGCAGAAGCACGCTGCAGCCCTCGCACCAGGGCCGTGATCCTGGTTCATTTCGCCGGCTATCTTGCCGACAAGGACGCCTGGCAAGCATTCGCCAGCGCACGCGGGCTCTCGATCATCGAGGATGCGGCACATGCTCCCGGCCTAAAAGCGGTTGGCACCTTTGGTGCGGGCGCCGCCTTCAGCTTCTACGGCAACAAGAACATGACGACGGCGGAGGGCGGGGCCGTAATTGCCCGGGACCCCCAACTGCTGGACAGGATTCGCCAGGCTCGCGCGCACGGCATGACCACCGGAACACGCCAGCGACTGAACAGCCGCACCGCGCATTACGATGTGACTATGCTCGGCTTCAACTACCGAATGGATGAAATGCGGGCCGCGATCGGCTTGGTTCAACTCCAGAACCTGCAGGAGTGGAACGAGATACGGCGCATTCTTGTCGTGTTGTACCGGCGCCTTATCGCGTTGCGTTGCCCGGCAATCACAATACCCTTCGAAGAACCGCGAGCCTCGGCTTACCACATCATGCCGATCCTCTTGCCGCGCTACGTCAATAGGCAGCATGTCGTCGATGAACTGCGGGCGCAGGACATACAAACCACGGTCCATTACCCGCCCGTTCATCAGATGACCCTCTACCGTGAGCTTTACCCGGGTACTCACCTGCCGCGCACCGAGGATTTCGCGGAACGCGAGTTGACCATTCCGCTGCATCCTCAGATTACCGCGCCCGCGGTTGAAGCCGTGGTGGACGTCTTGGCGACCGCGCTCAATAGCGGCATCCACGCGGGAACCGCCGCATGA
- a CDS encoding sugar transferase, translating to MNAFDLSIHPPVVSGVSHGFSRRAMDVVAASLAAIVFAPLMLLIAFALFLEGGRPVLFRQPRIGAGGRMFHIYKFRKFEVLCDPQGPALTSIGDRRLTKIGRILASTKLDELPQLWNVLRGDMAIVGPRPESLAFADCFHGGFEAVLRYKPGLVGPTQVLFRHEASLYPVSGDLSSFYREALFPIKAKFDLSYYPRRTIASDVVWMILGFLAVIGWVPVGLLRR from the coding sequence ATGAACGCGTTTGATCTGTCCATCCACCCGCCCGTCGTGTCAGGCGTGAGCCATGGTTTTAGCAGACGGGCGATGGATGTCGTGGCCGCATCCTTGGCCGCGATCGTTTTCGCGCCGCTGATGTTGCTGATTGCATTTGCGCTATTTCTCGAGGGCGGACGCCCCGTGCTTTTCCGGCAGCCTCGCATCGGTGCAGGGGGGCGCATGTTTCATATCTATAAGTTCCGCAAATTCGAGGTTCTGTGTGATCCTCAGGGCCCTGCGTTGACCAGCATAGGCGACCGTCGGCTGACGAAGATCGGGCGCATTTTGGCCAGCACCAAACTGGATGAGTTGCCGCAACTCTGGAATGTGCTCAGAGGCGACATGGCCATCGTCGGGCCACGGCCGGAAAGCCTCGCCTTTGCTGACTGCTTCCATGGCGGCTTCGAGGCGGTCCTAAGATATAAACCCGGCTTGGTCGGCCCGACGCAAGTTCTTTTCCGTCACGAAGCCTCTCTCTACCCGGTCTCAGGAGACCTGTCGTCCTTCTACAGGGAGGCGCTGTTTCCGATCAAAGCCAAGTTCGATCTTTCCTATTATCCCCGACGAACCATCGCTTCGGATGTTGTGTGGATGATCCTCGGTTTTCTGGCGGTAATCGGCTGGGTGCCTGTCGGGCTACTCAGGCGTTGA